The genomic interval TGGCACCGGAAGGCGTGGTAGATCTGCACCGCGCCGCCGCCGACCAGCACCAGCGCGATCAGCAGGGTTATGGCGATCGACGAGGCGAGCGGCGCGGCGACGAGCACAAGGCCGCCGGCCACGAGCAGGATCCCGAGCAGCAGGAACCAGACCCAGCTTTCCCGCACCTTCTCGCTGTAGTCGGCGCTCTGCCGTGCGCTGTCTGCCATGGGGTTTCGCCTTTCGTCGCGTGTTTCGGTGCCGCCGAGGATAGGCCCGGCCTGCGTCATCGGGAAGACGGGGAGACGACGGGGGGACGATACGCACCGAGCCGCCTGCCTGCCGCCTGCGGCGCGTCAACCGCGCGCTGGCATTTCGCCGCGGCTTCCGCTACATCCCCGGCCCATGACACGCAACGCCAATATACGCGACGAGGCGCTGGCCGTGGATATCCGTCCGCCGGCGGTGATCCTGTGCGAGCCGCAACTCGGTGAGAACATCGGCACCGCCGCCCGCGCCATGGCCAATTTCGGCCTCGTCGACCTGCGCCTGGTCAACCCGCGCGACGGCTGGCCGAGCGACAAGGCGCGCGCGGCGGCGAGCCGCGCCGACCATGTCATCGATGCCGTGCAGGTGTTCGACAGCCTGGAGGCGGCGGTCGCCGACCTTTCCTTCGTCTTCGCCACCACGGCGCGGTCGCGCGAGGTCGCCAAGCCGGTGCGCGGCCCCGACGAGGCGGCGGCGACCGTGGTTGGCTACGGCGCCACGGGGCTCGCCACCGGCTACCTGTTCGGCCGCGAGCGCTGGGGCCTCAACAACGACGAGGTGGCGCTCGCCGACGAGATCGTCACCCTGCCGGTCGACCCGGCCTTCGCCTCGCTCAACATCGCCCAGGCGGTGCTGGTCTGCGCCTACGAGTGGCGCAAGACGGCGACGCGCGGCGCGCTGCCCTTTGCCCTCGACGAGGATGCCAATCCGCCGGCCGGCAAGGCCGACCTCCTGCGCTTCTTCGAGCATCTGGAAGGCGCGCTCGACGGCGCCGGCTTCCTGCGCCCGGTCGAGCGGCGCCCGCACATGGTGCGCAACATCCGCAACATCTTCCAGAAGGCGCGGCTGACCGACCAGGAAGTCAAGACCCTGCGCGGCATCGTAGCCGCCCTGGAGCGCCGGCCGAGCCGGCCGCGCAAGGACATGCCGCCTGAAGACGCCACCGACGAAGGCCTGCTCGGCGGCGAGGGGGGCGAGGCGGGCGAGGCGGGCGAGGGCAGCGCGTGAGCGGCCCCGTGCTCCTGTTCGACAGCGGCATCGGCGGCCTCACCGTGCTGCGCGAGGCCCGCGTGCTGATGCCGGAGCGCAGCTTCGTCTATGTCGCCGACGATGCCGCCTTTCCCTATGGCGGCTGGGACGAGGCGCCGTTGCGCGCCCGGCTGCTGGCGCTGTTCGCCGAACTGTTCGACCGCTTCGATCCGGTCGTTTCCATCGTCGCCTGCAACACCGCCTTCACGCTCGCCGGCGCCGATCTGCGCGCCGCCTTCCCCGACCGCACCTTTGTCGGCACCGTGCCGGCGATCAAGCCCGCGGCCGAGCGCACCCGCTCCGGCCTGGTTTCCGTGCTCGCCACGCCGGGCACGGTGAGGCGCGCCTACACGCGCGAACTGATCCAGTCTTTCGCCAGCCAGTGCCACGTGCGTCTGGTCGGCTCGCAGAACCTCGCGCCCATGGCCGAGGCCTATATCCGCGGCGAGCCGCTTTCCGACGAGGCGGTCGGCGCCGAGATCGCCGACTGCTTTCTGGAGAAGGACGGCGCGCGCACCGACATCGTGGTGCTCGCCTGCACCCATTACCCGTTCCTCGCCAACGTGTTCCGCCGGCTGTCGCCGTGGCCGGTCGACTGGCTCGACCCGGCCGAGGCGATCGCCCGCCAGGCCCGCCGCCTGGTGCCGGCGCTGGCGCATCTGAAGGACCGGACCCAGACCGACCACGCCGTCTTCACCTCCGGCAGCCCCGACTTCCCCACCCGCCGCCTGATGCAGGGCTTCGGCCTGACGGTGGCGGGCTAAGGGCGGGAGACGGTGCCGTGCTGGTCCGGAAGGGCGGGAGGCATGCGGCATTCTTGGCGATTACCGGCGGCAGGTATCCGGGGCACCGAGGAAAAGCCATCGTCCCCCGCGCTTTGCCCGCGTGGCCGTTTGACTTTTCGCCCCACCTCGGCTAGACACCCGCGATCCGCGCGGGGCAGGGCTCCGGGCGGACTACGCACCCGCGGGTTTCCGGCCGGCGCCGCTCAGCCGGGACCCTGTCGATCCGTCGGCCTTCGGGCCTGAGGATAAAGGAGGGCGCGTTTCCTTACAAAAACCACGACACGACAAGGAAACCGCGATGTCGAAGCGCCACAGCGTGAAGCACAAGATCGACCGCCGCATGGGCGAGAACATCTGGGGTCGCCCCAAGAGCCCGGTCAACAAGCGCGAATACGGCCCCGGCCAGCACGGCCAGCGCCGCAAGGGCAAGCTGTCCGACTTCGGCGTGCAGCTGCGCGCCAAGCAGAAGCTCAAGGGCTACTACGGCAACATTTCCGAAAAGCAGTTCCAGAAGGTCTATACCGAGGCCTCGCGCATGAAGGGCGACACCTCGGAGAACCTGATCGGCCTGCTCGAGCGTCGTCTCGACGCCATCGTCTACCGCGCCAAGTTTGTGCCGACCGTGTTCGCCGCGCGCCAGTTCGTCAGCCACGGCCACGTCAAGGTCAATGGCAAGCGCGTCACCATCGGCTCCTACCGCTGCCGTCCGGGCGACGTCATCGAGGTGCGCGAGCGCTCCAAGCAGATGGTCTTGGTGCTTGAGGCCGCGCAGTCGGGCGAGCGCGACGTGCCTGACTACATCGACGCCGACCATGGCAAGATGACCGCTACCTTTGCCCGGATCCCCAGCTTCTCCGAGGTTCCCTATCCGGTGCAGATGGAACCGAACTTGGTCGTCGAATTCTATTCGCGCTGACCGGTTCGCGATCGGAATGTCAAAGGGCTGCCCGTTCGGGCAGCCCTTTTTGCTTGTTTGGCAGCGTTTCGGCGGGTTTCCGGCGGGTCTCTAGCGGTGTTTGCGAGCGCCTAGAGGGGCGGTTCCGGCAGGCCCTTGACCAGGTCCTGCAGACCTGCGCTGTACTGCTCTCGCAACGCCTTCAGATAGTCGTTCTCGATGTTGAAGCAGTATTGCCGCGCGCTCGTGAAGCTGTCCCTGTCGTAGATCATCAGATCGAACGGCGGGCCGACCGACAGGTTGCTTCGCATGGTGGCGTCGAAGGACAGCAGCGTCAGCTTGGCCGCCTCGCTCGGGCTGGTGTCCGAGCCCAGCAGCCGGTCGAGGATAGGCTTGCCGTACTTGGTCTCGCCGATCTGAAGAAACGGTGTCCGCTCAGAGGCCTCCATGAAGTTTCCGGCAGAGTAGATCTGGAACAGGCGGGGATCCTCGCCGGCGATCTGGCCGCCGATGATGAAGGACGCGGACGGATCGCCGTGGGGTTGGACGAATTCGGCCTCGCGGGCGATTACATCGCGCAAGGTGTCGCCGACTTTCTGCGCCGCATCGAAGAGTGTCAGAGACAAGGTGAGATCTCGGCTCTGATCGCCACTGCCATAGCTTTGCTTCAGCCAGGCGATGACCGCCTGCGTCGTCGCCAGGTTGCCGGCCGACAGCACGGTTATCACCCGTTCGCCCGGCGTTTCGAACACCGTCAGCTTGGACACGGTGGCGATCTGGTCGATGCCGGCGTTGGTGCGCGAGTCGGAGGCCAGCAGCAGGCCGTCGCGCAACAGGATTCCAAGGCAGTAGGTCATGGGTCGGGCACCGGCTGGACGTTGGGACGGGACGGGTCGATGCGTATACGCGCGGCTGGCCCGCCGGTTCCTGTCTACAGCATTTCGGGGGATTGCCAAACTGCGGGCCGGGCCGGGCCGGGACGGGTCGGTCCGGCCGGCCGGCCAAGGCCTTGTGCGGCCTGTCGCGCTTCGACGGCACAATTGCGAGGCGGCGAGGCAGGGTATAAACATCGCGGCGAAGCAAGCGCACCACCGAAGGCAACGGGGGACAGGCAGTGACGGATGGCAATGCG from Polymorphum gilvum SL003B-26A1 carries:
- a CDS encoding RNA methyltransferase — its product is MDIRPPAVILCEPQLGENIGTAARAMANFGLVDLRLVNPRDGWPSDKARAAASRADHVIDAVQVFDSLEAAVADLSFVFATTARSREVAKPVRGPDEAAATVVGYGATGLATGYLFGRERWGLNNDEVALADEIVTLPVDPAFASLNIAQAVLVCAYEWRKTATRGALPFALDEDANPPAGKADLLRFFEHLEGALDGAGFLRPVERRPHMVRNIRNIFQKARLTDQEVKTLRGIVAALERRPSRPRKDMPPEDATDEGLLGGEGGEAGEAGEGSA
- a CDS encoding peptidase codes for the protein MTYCLGILLRDGLLLASDSRTNAGIDQIATVSKLTVFETPGERVITVLSAGNLATTQAVIAWLKQSYGSGDQSRDLTLSLTLFDAAQKVGDTLRDVIAREAEFVQPHGDPSASFIIGGQIAGEDPRLFQIYSAGNFMEASERTPFLQIGETKYGKPILDRLLGSDTSPSEAAKLTLLSFDATMRSNLSVGPPFDLMIYDRDSFTSARQYCFNIENDYLKALREQYSAGLQDLVKGLPEPPL
- the rpsD gene encoding 30S ribosomal protein S4, whose translation is MSKRHSVKHKIDRRMGENIWGRPKSPVNKREYGPGQHGQRRKGKLSDFGVQLRAKQKLKGYYGNISEKQFQKVYTEASRMKGDTSENLIGLLERRLDAIVYRAKFVPTVFAARQFVSHGHVKVNGKRVTIGSYRCRPGDVIEVRERSKQMVLVLEAAQSGERDVPDYIDADHGKMTATFARIPSFSEVPYPVQMEPNLVVEFYSR
- the murI gene encoding glutamate racemase; this translates as MSGPVLLFDSGIGGLTVLREARVLMPERSFVYVADDAAFPYGGWDEAPLRARLLALFAELFDRFDPVVSIVACNTAFTLAGADLRAAFPDRTFVGTVPAIKPAAERTRSGLVSVLATPGTVRRAYTRELIQSFASQCHVRLVGSQNLAPMAEAYIRGEPLSDEAVGAEIADCFLEKDGARTDIVVLACTHYPFLANVFRRLSPWPVDWLDPAEAIARQARRLVPALAHLKDRTQTDHAVFTSGSPDFPTRRLMQGFGLTVAG